A stretch of Deinococcus roseus DNA encodes these proteins:
- a CDS encoding DeoR/GlpR family DNA-binding transcription regulator produces the protein MLEIRLKKIQQYLYSHGTASVQELADHTGASVATIRRDLVKMEEDGLISRTYGGATLTSENGVEIAFQVREHQYLKEKRAIAEAAFAHLKSGMTVFLDAGTTVLQLARILKMQPLPLFVITNGISVAQELIGVGDVKVMLLGGQIRPENLSNVGPYAERMLEHFWFDMLFLGTSAVRIEHGMFTLDAAEASLNFKMLERAGEKVLLADSSKFSRTAPYRVAELSALSRIITDHHLPDEVVRKITDQGVQLERASLTVQAVGEAG, from the coding sequence ATGCTCGAAATCCGCCTGAAAAAAATCCAGCAATACCTGTACTCCCACGGGACCGCCAGTGTCCAGGAACTTGCAGACCACACCGGAGCCAGCGTTGCCACCATCCGCCGGGATCTGGTCAAGATGGAAGAAGACGGCCTGATCTCCCGCACCTACGGTGGGGCCACCCTCACCAGTGAGAACGGGGTGGAAATCGCCTTTCAGGTCCGGGAACACCAGTACCTCAAAGAAAAACGGGCCATTGCAGAAGCGGCTTTTGCCCACCTGAAAAGCGGCATGACCGTGTTTCTGGATGCGGGAACCACTGTGCTGCAACTGGCCCGCATCCTCAAGATGCAACCCCTGCCCCTCTTTGTGATCACCAACGGCATCAGTGTGGCCCAGGAACTGATCGGGGTGGGCGATGTGAAAGTGATGCTGCTCGGAGGGCAAATCCGCCCCGAAAACCTCTCCAATGTTGGCCCTTACGCCGAACGCATGCTGGAACATTTCTGGTTTGACATGCTCTTTCTGGGCACCAGTGCCGTGCGCATTGAACACGGGATGTTCACACTGGACGCAGCAGAGGCCTCTCTGAACTTCAAGATGCTGGAACGCGCCGGAGAAAAAGTGCTGCTGGCAGATTCCAGCAAGTTCAGTCGGACTGCCCCTTATCGGGTGGCAGAGCTTTCTGCACTCAGTCGCATCATCACCGACCACCACCTGCCAGACGAAGTGGTCCGCAAAATCACCGACCAGGGTGTGCAACTGGAAAGGGCCAGCCTGACCGTGCAGGCGGTGGGTGAAGCCGGGTGA
- a CDS encoding spherulation-specific family 4 protein translates to MRKSLLMSSLALLTACSASLAPTHQAAAVQKQRLESRIGVISYWGTDTSLYNQLPTNSIALINPDSGIFQGQTTTLVGNVSTFKSIVDTQNARGVKMLAYVPTGYFNHTCNQAGVCQTWARIEAQVQAYFQQMPNLKGIFFDEAAPSNWNCSAFVNEYQQLRTIVNRYKSGAIIAYNAGVPDNCVVGGVNAGEIAVLFESDMAAYAAQAQSITDSTSAAHAKGALAWHLVYSVPTQTDMERIAEDAKNRNADYAYMTSIGGDWQNGDNTWGSLPPYWTRETQVLSGGTTPPPTGGVNWGNLSNKLVNSSSQLCLKGISTRVEQQACNSVTAWTLTYQNASGNYYQLKYGINCAYISASNASTVSWGACTQGDRQLWAMQESAGLVYFTSKTNGRALTVASNSAGALVSAQTYSGASTQKYYFQ, encoded by the coding sequence ATGCGCAAATCCCTTTTGATGTCATCCCTGGCCCTGCTCACCGCCTGCTCTGCTTCGCTGGCCCCCACCCACCAGGCCGCTGCCGTACAGAAGCAGCGTCTGGAATCCAGAATTGGAGTGATCAGCTACTGGGGCACCGACACCAGCCTGTACAACCAGTTGCCCACCAATTCCATTGCCCTGATCAACCCGGACAGTGGCATTTTCCAGGGACAGACCACAACTCTGGTCGGCAACGTCAGCACCTTCAAGAGCATTGTGGACACCCAGAACGCCAGAGGGGTCAAGATGCTGGCCTACGTGCCCACCGGCTATTTCAACCACACCTGCAACCAGGCAGGCGTGTGCCAGACCTGGGCCAGAATTGAAGCGCAGGTGCAGGCCTACTTCCAGCAGATGCCCAACCTCAAAGGCATCTTCTTTGATGAAGCCGCCCCCTCCAACTGGAACTGCAGCGCCTTTGTGAACGAATACCAGCAGCTTCGCACCATCGTGAACCGCTACAAATCCGGTGCCATCATCGCCTACAACGCTGGCGTGCCAGACAACTGCGTGGTGGGTGGTGTGAATGCTGGGGAAATTGCCGTGCTCTTTGAATCCGACATGGCTGCTTATGCAGCACAGGCCCAGAGCATCACAGACTCCACCAGCGCAGCCCACGCCAAAGGGGCACTGGCCTGGCATCTGGTGTACTCGGTGCCCACCCAGACCGATATGGAACGCATCGCGGAAGATGCCAAAAACCGCAACGCAGATTACGCCTACATGACCAGCATTGGCGGAGACTGGCAAAACGGAGACAACACCTGGGGCAGCCTTCCCCCATACTGGACCCGCGAAACCCAGGTGCTGTCTGGAGGTACCACTCCACCTCCCACTGGAGGGGTCAACTGGGGCAACCTGAGCAACAAACTGGTCAACAGTTCCAGCCAGCTTTGCCTGAAAGGCATCAGCACAAGGGTGGAACAGCAGGCCTGCAACAGCGTGACCGCCTGGACCCTCACCTATCAGAATGCTTCAGGCAATTACTATCAGCTGAAATACGGCATCAACTGTGCCTACATCTCGGCCTCCAATGCCAGCACCGTGTCCTGGGGAGCCTGCACCCAGGGAGACCGCCAGCTCTGGGCCATGCAGGAAAGCGCAGGTCTGGTGTACTTCACCTCCAAAACCAATGGCAGGGCCCTGACCGTGGCCAGCAACAGCGCAGGAGCCCTGGTCAGTGCCCAGACTTACTCTGGAGCCAGCACCCAGAAATACTATTTTCAGTAA
- a CDS encoding caspase family protein encodes MNLKALNLKTLGALACMGLSSIAFAENRALLVGLAEYKDPKANLRGPEVDVKLIGEVIGELGFKPDQVHTLMNQQATRANILNQMRTWLTEGVGPNDKVIFYYSGHGAQVNDRSGDEADGCDESIVPYDLNLILDDEIQNVLDGVKAREVLVMFDSCFSGTVTKSLFDIDEDVDADSKFWEKSSTGCGLASNKDFTLDDGALDASKAAENQRYIEFSAAAENQVALGALRKGEGSAFTQAVYNGLSTLPKPISFEALRNYAVDWIKQRAKSKAHTPQLTGPTKWLNSDFFAFGDADAPPPVAPPPTVQAANSAADLFDQLVKKTQFKVEALPSQPSYKLGERISMKVRSSKAGYLNIIEFDPDGSLVVVFPNKYNDKNQVRANEVITLPGLRYGNFDFVAVEPVGKSRVLALVTSQPLNLLLENVGNLTGLFRVMSDQDTPVLSTAVARAIGVFSPPANPTTSTPPANTSSPVSEDKKPQYYFGAAELVLETTR; translated from the coding sequence ATGAATTTGAAAGCCCTGAACCTGAAGACCCTGGGCGCTCTGGCCTGTATGGGGCTCAGCAGCATTGCTTTTGCCGAAAACCGCGCACTGCTGGTCGGTCTGGCAGAATACAAAGACCCCAAAGCCAACCTGCGCGGTCCAGAAGTGGACGTCAAACTGATCGGCGAAGTGATTGGCGAACTGGGCTTCAAGCCGGATCAGGTGCACACCCTGATGAACCAGCAGGCCACCCGTGCCAACATCCTGAACCAGATGCGCACCTGGCTCACCGAAGGGGTCGGCCCCAATGACAAGGTGATCTTTTACTACAGCGGTCACGGTGCCCAGGTCAATGACCGCAGTGGTGACGAGGCAGACGGCTGCGATGAGAGCATTGTCCCTTATGACCTCAACCTGATTCTGGACGATGAAATCCAGAATGTGCTGGATGGCGTGAAGGCCAGAGAAGTCCTGGTGATGTTCGACAGTTGTTTCAGTGGCACCGTCACCAAGAGCCTCTTTGACATTGATGAGGATGTGGATGCAGATTCCAAATTCTGGGAGAAGTCCAGCACCGGCTGTGGGCTGGCCAGCAACAAGGATTTCACCCTGGACGATGGTGCCCTGGATGCCAGCAAAGCTGCGGAGAACCAGCGGTACATTGAGTTCAGCGCTGCTGCGGAAAACCAGGTGGCCCTGGGTGCACTCAGAAAAGGGGAGGGCAGTGCCTTCACCCAGGCGGTGTACAACGGTCTGTCCACACTGCCCAAACCCATCAGCTTTGAAGCCCTCAGAAATTACGCCGTGGATTGGATCAAACAGCGGGCCAAATCCAAAGCCCACACCCCCCAGCTCACCGGTCCAACAAAATGGCTGAACAGCGATTTCTTTGCTTTTGGAGATGCAGATGCTCCGCCTCCTGTGGCCCCTCCACCCACCGTGCAGGCGGCCAACAGTGCTGCAGACCTTTTTGACCAGCTGGTGAAAAAGACCCAGTTCAAAGTGGAAGCCCTGCCCAGCCAGCCTTCCTACAAGCTGGGAGAGCGCATCTCCATGAAAGTGCGCAGCAGCAAAGCCGGATACCTGAACATCATCGAATTTGACCCGGATGGCAGTCTGGTGGTGGTGTTCCCCAACAAATACAACGACAAAAACCAGGTGCGGGCCAATGAAGTGATCACCCTGCCCGGTCTGCGTTACGGCAATTTTGATTTTGTGGCTGTGGAACCTGTAGGCAAAAGCCGCGTGCTGGCCCTGGTGACCAGCCAGCCCCTGAATTTGCTGCTGGAGAATGTGGGCAACCTGACGGGCCTGTTCAGGGTGATGTCTGATCAGGACACCCCTGTGCTTTCCACTGCCGTGGCACGGGCCATTGGGGTGTTTTCTCCTCCTGCAAACCCAACAACCAGCACCCCACCTGCAAACACCAGCAGCCCTGTTTCTGAAGACAAGAAACCCCAGTATTACTTTGGCGCTGCAGAATTGGTTCTGGAAACCACCCGTTGA
- a CDS encoding diguanylate cyclase domain-containing protein produces MRVAQYTITQEKRIDRLFSFSILDTLDEDVFNKMAEDLAFILNLKGVLISFMNPGREWMRICSFWPEGDPQSLLLLCDQIVHQGQTVVVSDVQEPGRYRLNLPEVPQVQAFLGVPLITPDGYRVGAILGVCHEPHVFSCRDIDIMQRFSARVLSELEQRLLRSEFEQINEDLHTIMAGSPSGYVLLDDQGKIIGLNPAAERITGLVWQQGEVFNWKALKKDHKVSSSREEAVYSRWVGQGWFQVSRISMPREDRTLLVFEDITDHVEYQLYLQDIAFKDQVTATENRNAFYAYLRSRFRSGPFAVAFLDLDHFKAVNDNYGHQAGDAVLREVADRLKHAVRTQDRVYRLAGDEFTVILGGDVSDETLSQIADRILRVMQDPFEIEDQNIQLGVSVGLTRAIAGESVDDLLKRADSLMYEVKQSGRFNYRLG; encoded by the coding sequence GTGCGCGTTGCCCAATACACCATCACCCAGGAAAAAAGAATTGACCGGCTGTTCAGCTTCTCCATACTGGACACCCTGGATGAAGATGTGTTCAATAAAATGGCTGAAGATCTGGCCTTCATTTTAAACCTCAAGGGTGTGCTGATCAGTTTCATGAATCCTGGACGGGAATGGATGCGCATCTGCTCTTTCTGGCCTGAGGGCGATCCCCAGAGCCTGCTTTTGTTGTGCGACCAGATTGTGCATCAGGGACAGACCGTGGTGGTGTCGGATGTGCAGGAACCTGGACGGTACCGCCTGAATTTGCCTGAGGTGCCTCAGGTGCAGGCTTTTCTGGGGGTGCCCCTGATCACCCCAGATGGCTACCGTGTGGGGGCCATCCTGGGGGTGTGCCATGAACCCCATGTGTTCAGTTGCCGGGACATCGACATCATGCAGCGCTTCTCGGCGCGTGTGCTCAGTGAACTGGAGCAGCGTTTGCTCAGGTCAGAGTTCGAGCAGATCAATGAGGACCTGCACACCATCATGGCAGGCTCTCCCAGTGGCTATGTGTTGCTGGACGATCAGGGCAAAATCATTGGTTTGAATCCAGCGGCTGAACGCATCACCGGGCTGGTGTGGCAACAGGGAGAGGTGTTCAACTGGAAAGCCCTTAAAAAAGACCACAAGGTGTCCAGCAGCAGAGAAGAAGCGGTTTATTCCCGCTGGGTGGGGCAGGGCTGGTTTCAGGTGAGTCGGATTTCCATGCCCAGAGAAGACCGCACCCTGCTGGTTTTTGAAGACATCACCGACCATGTGGAATACCAGCTTTACCTGCAAGACATTGCTTTTAAAGATCAGGTGACAGCCACCGAGAACAGGAATGCCTTTTATGCCTATTTGCGCAGCCGTTTCCGTTCTGGACCGTTTGCTGTTGCCTTTCTGGACCTGGACCACTTCAAGGCAGTCAATGACAATTATGGTCACCAGGCCGGAGATGCTGTGCTCAGAGAGGTGGCAGACAGGCTCAAGCATGCTGTGCGCACGCAGGACCGGGTGTACCGTCTGGCTGGAGATGAATTCACGGTGATTCTGGGAGGAGACGTGTCTGATGAGACGCTTTCGCAGATTGCAGACCGCATCCTGAGGGTCATGCAGGATCCCTTTGAAATTGAAGACCAGAACATCCAGCTTGGGGTCAGTGTGGGCCTCACCCGGGCCATTGCAGGCGAAAGTGTAGACGACCTGCTCAAGCGGGCAGACAGCCTGATGTACGAGGTGAAGCAGTCTGGGCGCTTCAATTACCGTCTGGGCTGA
- a CDS encoding MarR family winged helix-turn-helix transcriptional regulator, which yields MTEPSTPLIFDFLKTQQEFGQLMGNRLNQRLEQVHNLQLKDLLIAREIHQGARYPSEIAEMLRIPRDMVSRSIERLLQAGTISREIDPHDSRRTILSINPEGEARRKEVQQTIQSTMEPIVGSLTPEELSTLIGFLRKMVEHAYQKEQKEKENA from the coding sequence ATGACGGAACCGTCGACACCCCTGATTTTTGATTTTCTCAAGACCCAGCAGGAGTTCGGTCAGCTGATGGGCAACCGACTGAACCAGCGGCTGGAGCAGGTGCACAACCTGCAACTCAAGGACCTGCTGATTGCCCGTGAAATTCACCAGGGGGCACGTTACCCCAGTGAAATTGCGGAGATGCTGCGCATTCCCCGCGACATGGTGAGCCGCAGCATTGAACGTTTGCTGCAGGCAGGCACCATCAGCCGGGAAATCGACCCCCACGATTCCAGGCGCACCATCCTTTCCATCAACCCGGAAGGGGAAGCACGCCGCAAAGAGGTGCAGCAGACCATCCAAAGCACCATGGAGCCCATTGTTGGATCCCTCACCCCCGAAGAGCTTTCCACCCTCATCGGGTTCTTGCGCAAGATGGTGGAACACGCCTACCAGAAAGAACAGAAAGAAAAGGAAAACGCATGA
- a CDS encoding MDR family MFS transporter yields MTQITITPKERNLILGSIMMVMLLGALDQTIVSTAMPRIIEQLKGLELYSWVTTAYMLTSTVMVPIYGKLSDLYGRKPIMIIGVIIFLLGSMLCGLAGEFGTLPLLGDGMTQLVIYRAIQGLGGAALFTIAFAVIADIVPVEERSKTQGLFGAVFGLSSVVGPLIGGFLTDHGTMHLFGHVIDGWRWVFYVNLPIGLVSLYMLVTHMPLLKMSLEKKPQIDYVGALLIVTTFVPLLLALTWGGRSYPWDSGRILGLFGTALVSLILFLITEARVKEPILSLSLFKNRVFSMSNLTSIVINMAFMGALMFLPLFMQQVLGISATKSGTTMLPLMVGMIGSSIISGTIIARMKKYKPVLIVGTMIMVLGIFLMTTVTVHSTQFDMVWRMVILGLGLGPAQSVFTLAVQNAVQPTEIGVATSASQFFRQIGGTIGVAIFGTVLTNTLTTEMPKHMPEIPGMQGQSFSALTGEGGAGLTGNLDVSSKVKAAFDEQYATIKGALEGDKKAQTTVLANPQTPAQLKTLVQNADRTPAVLKTQILRQLKTTMDKQADELSTKLNTGLKEGFAASIIHLFRVGMWISLLALLLTFFVPQIPLKSRQTNVRTVAAD; encoded by the coding sequence ATGACACAGATCACGATCACACCCAAAGAGAGAAACCTGATCCTGGGGTCCATCATGATGGTGATGTTGCTGGGCGCTCTGGACCAGACCATCGTCTCTACAGCCATGCCCAGAATCATCGAGCAACTCAAAGGGCTGGAACTCTACTCCTGGGTCACCACCGCCTACATGCTCACCAGCACCGTGATGGTGCCCATCTACGGCAAACTCTCTGATTTGTATGGCAGAAAACCCATCATGATCATCGGGGTGATCATCTTCCTGCTGGGCTCGATGCTGTGCGGACTGGCCGGAGAATTCGGTACCCTGCCCCTCCTGGGAGACGGCATGACCCAGCTGGTGATCTACCGGGCGATTCAGGGATTGGGCGGCGCAGCCCTCTTCACCATTGCCTTCGCAGTCATTGCAGACATCGTTCCTGTGGAAGAACGCAGCAAAACCCAGGGCCTGTTCGGTGCAGTGTTCGGGCTGTCCAGTGTGGTTGGACCCCTGATCGGTGGATTCCTGACCGACCACGGCACCATGCACCTGTTCGGCCATGTGATTGACGGCTGGCGCTGGGTGTTCTACGTGAATTTGCCCATCGGTCTGGTCAGCCTTTACATGCTGGTCACCCACATGCCCCTGCTGAAAATGAGCCTGGAGAAGAAACCCCAGATCGATTATGTGGGTGCCCTCCTGATCGTCACCACCTTTGTTCCTTTGCTGCTGGCCCTCACCTGGGGCGGACGCAGTTACCCCTGGGATTCAGGCCGCATTCTGGGTCTTTTTGGCACGGCCCTGGTCTCCCTGATCCTCTTCCTGATCACCGAAGCGCGGGTCAAAGAACCCATCCTCAGCCTGTCCCTGTTTAAAAACCGTGTTTTCAGCATGAGCAACCTCACCTCCATCGTGATCAACATGGCCTTCATGGGAGCCCTGATGTTCCTGCCCCTCTTCATGCAGCAGGTGCTGGGCATCTCTGCCACCAAATCGGGCACCACCATGCTGCCCCTGATGGTCGGGATGATTGGAAGCTCGATCATTTCTGGCACCATCATTGCCCGCATGAAGAAATACAAACCCGTGTTGATTGTGGGCACCATGATCATGGTGCTGGGCATCTTCCTGATGACCACCGTCACGGTTCACAGCACCCAGTTCGACATGGTCTGGAGAATGGTGATCCTGGGTCTGGGCCTCGGACCTGCCCAGAGCGTGTTCACCCTGGCCGTTCAGAACGCTGTGCAGCCCACTGAAATTGGGGTTGCCACCTCTGCCAGCCAGTTCTTCCGCCAGATTGGGGGCACCATCGGGGTGGCGATCTTCGGGACCGTGCTGACCAACACCCTCACCACCGAAATGCCAAAACACATGCCTGAAATTCCTGGCATGCAGGGCCAGTCTTTCTCTGCCCTCACGGGTGAAGGTGGGGCAGGCCTCACCGGAAACCTGGATGTCAGCAGCAAAGTCAAGGCCGCATTTGATGAGCAGTACGCCACCATCAAAGGTGCCCTGGAGGGGGACAAAAAAGCCCAGACCACCGTGCTGGCCAACCCCCAGACCCCGGCCCAGCTGAAGACCCTGGTCCAGAATGCAGACCGCACCCCGGCTGTTCTGAAAACCCAGATCCTCAGGCAGCTCAAGACCACCATGGACAAACAGGCTGACGAGCTGAGCACCAAACTCAACACAGGACTCAAAGAAGGCTTTGCTGCCAGCATCATCCACCTGTTCCGGGTGGGCATGTGGATCTCCCTGCTGGCCCTGCTGCTCACCTTCTTTGTGCCCCAGATTCCGCTCAAGAGCCGCCAGACCAACGTGCGCACTGTTGCTGCAGACTGA
- a CDS encoding SHOCT domain-containing protein, with product MLESGIGFGLGFLNFVGTVLFLMFIFGLLRMFAFGGGCGKHHWKHKKHHMQKFWQQDSGATQIVRERYARGEIDREEYQDLMAGLGVKKEEQETVQTQWRPPFMGNDRALEVARQRLAQGDITPEEYEAIRKALEN from the coding sequence ATGTTGGAGTCAGGAATCGGATTTGGACTGGGCTTTCTGAATTTTGTGGGTACGGTGCTGTTTTTGATGTTCATCTTTGGTCTGCTGCGGATGTTCGCTTTTGGGGGCGGATGTGGCAAGCACCACTGGAAGCACAAAAAACACCACATGCAGAAGTTCTGGCAGCAGGACTCTGGAGCCACCCAGATTGTGCGTGAACGCTATGCCAGAGGGGAAATTGACCGCGAGGAATACCAGGACCTGATGGCCGGTCTGGGCGTCAAGAAAGAAGAACAGGAAACCGTCCAGACCCAGTGGCGTCCTCCTTTCATGGGCAACGACCGCGCCCTGGAAGTGGCCCGCCAGCGTCTGGCCCAGGGAGACATCACCCCCGAGGAGTACGAAGCCATCCGCAAAGCCCTGGAGAATTGA
- a CDS encoding response regulator transcription factor, which produces MAQTILIVEDEARLAEILEDYLKREGFHTERARNGQQALELWRAAQPDLILLDLMLPILDGFEVARRVRAESDLPIIMLTARDDEVDKLVGLGLGADDYVVKPYSPREVVARVKAVLRRARGQMIAPEIYRVGALEVNLGAFEVRCNGELMDLTTSEIKLLALLAKEPNRVRQRAELLAVTGDAAGFADERTVDAHIKNIRRKLGAFGEHIDTVRGVGYKLMAH; this is translated from the coding sequence ATGGCCCAGACCATTCTGATCGTAGAAGACGAAGCCCGCCTTGCCGAGATCCTGGAAGATTACCTGAAACGGGAAGGCTTTCACACCGAGCGAGCCAGAAACGGCCAGCAGGCGCTGGAACTCTGGCGGGCCGCCCAGCCTGACCTGATCTTGCTTGATTTGATGCTTCCCATTCTGGACGGCTTTGAGGTGGCACGCAGGGTGCGGGCAGAGTCTGATCTCCCCATCATCATGTTGACCGCCCGCGACGATGAGGTGGACAAGCTGGTGGGTCTGGGACTGGGTGCAGACGATTATGTGGTCAAGCCCTACAGCCCCAGAGAGGTGGTTGCAAGGGTGAAAGCTGTACTCAGGCGTGCAAGAGGTCAGATGATCGCCCCGGAAATTTACCGGGTGGGTGCTTTAGAAGTGAACCTGGGGGCTTTCGAGGTGCGGTGCAATGGGGAACTCATGGACCTGACCACCAGCGAGATCAAACTGCTGGCCCTTTTGGCAAAGGAGCCCAACCGGGTGCGCCAGAGGGCGGAACTGCTGGCCGTCACAGGAGATGCTGCGGGTTTTGCAGATGAACGCACCGTGGATGCCCACATCAAGAACATCCGCCGCAAACTGGGGGCCTTCGGAGAGCACATCGACACCGTGAGGGGTGTGGGTTACAAGCTCATGGCCCACTGA
- a CDS encoding sensor histidine kinase, with amino-acid sequence MKCTKAGKSQERQEGQMGHHKHHNHHSEGHEHPFEELRRLRKIWEEDPEVQATKKKWRRFKRREWGLRKRLTVVFAFVALAAVFLNTWFTLNSVSSALFPGLPHGSGPFHWRMEGIDLPEYQQAREVFKRITGTAFISGLFSVMLASVVAGLVTRIFTSPLVTLTEGAKRLERGERGLKLRLPSMETELRTLTEAFNNLVTGLERQEAWRRNLVADIAHDLRTPLAVLRSEIEAMQDGVVSTDEAGLERLHHQVLLLSQLVTDLRTLSLAESGGLTLKPETVKLQVFLGEVVRSFQQRAGQMGMEVKLETIPPVLSAVFDSTQITRVLNNLLENAARYAQGPIEIQARRTDQGTLISVRDHGTGIPEEALERVFERFFKGDFSRTRQSKEEGGSGLGLPIARAIVEAHGGTLEAENHPQGGAVFTLIFRK; translated from the coding sequence ATGAAATGCACCAAAGCGGGCAAAAGCCAGGAAAGGCAAGAAGGGCAGATGGGACACCACAAACACCACAACCATCATTCTGAGGGGCACGAACACCCTTTTGAGGAACTGAGACGCCTGCGCAAAATCTGGGAGGAAGACCCCGAAGTTCAGGCCACAAAGAAAAAGTGGCGTCGGTTTAAAAGAAGAGAATGGGGTCTGCGCAAACGCCTGACCGTGGTCTTTGCTTTTGTGGCGCTGGCTGCGGTGTTCCTGAACACCTGGTTTACCCTCAATTCGGTGTCCAGTGCCCTTTTTCCGGGTCTGCCCCATGGTTCTGGCCCGTTTCACTGGCGGATGGAGGGCATTGATCTACCCGAGTACCAGCAGGCCAGAGAAGTGTTTAAACGCATCACCGGGACGGCTTTCATTTCGGGGCTGTTTTCGGTGATGCTGGCCTCTGTGGTGGCCGGTCTGGTGACCCGGATTTTCACCTCTCCACTGGTGACCCTGACCGAGGGGGCCAAGCGTCTGGAACGCGGAGAACGGGGCCTGAAACTTCGCCTGCCGTCCATGGAAACGGAATTGCGCACCCTCACCGAGGCTTTCAACAACCTGGTGACGGGTCTGGAACGCCAGGAGGCCTGGAGGCGCAATCTGGTGGCAGACATCGCCCATGACCTGAGGACCCCTCTGGCGGTGCTGCGTTCCGAAATTGAAGCCATGCAGGACGGGGTGGTGTCCACCGATGAAGCTGGTCTGGAACGCCTGCACCATCAGGTGCTGCTGCTGTCCCAGCTGGTCACAGACCTGAGGACCCTGTCTCTGGCCGAAAGTGGCGGCCTCACCCTCAAACCTGAAACCGTGAAATTGCAGGTTTTTCTGGGAGAGGTGGTGCGTTCCTTCCAGCAACGGGCAGGCCAGATGGGCATGGAGGTGAAGCTGGAAACCATCCCTCCGGTGCTCAGTGCGGTGTTTGATTCCACCCAGATCACCCGGGTGCTGAACAACCTGCTGGAAAATGCTGCACGGTATGCCCAGGGACCCATCGAAATTCAGGCCCGCAGGACCGATCAGGGCACCTTGATCAGCGTGCGGGACCACGGAACAGGCATTCCTGAAGAAGCCCTGGAACGGGTGTTTGAGCGTTTTTTCAAAGGAGATTTCTCCCGGACCCGCCAGAGCAAGGAAGAGGGTGGCTCTGGTCTGGGTCTCCCCATTGCCCGTGCCATTGTGGAAGCCCATGGGGGAACCCTGGAAGCAGAGAACCATCCACAGGGTGGGGCGGTGTTCACCCTGATCTTCAGGAAGTGA